The window CGCGGCCATGGCGCGTACCGCGTGGATGAGCATGGGGGTGCCATTCAGCGCGCGTAGCGCTTTGGGAGCGCCCGGACCAAGGCGTACGCCCCGGCCGGCGGCCGGAATCACGGCCGCCGTACGGGCCCCGGACGGCGAAGGGCGCGAATCGTCAGACATCGGTTCCTGTCAGGTTTGTATGCTCGGCCGACGTGGGTATGGCCTGGGCGTGGTACCCCCGACCGAAGGTTGGGGGAGTGCCGGGCGCGACGCCTTGACCGGACCCTTCCGTGACATCCGGTCGAGCCGCTGCCCGGGCCCGGCACACCAAGTATCGGGGCCGTGAATGTTCGCCGAGAAATCATCGGCAATGAATGTTCTGGGGCACCGAGAGCAAGGTATCCGGGTACGAACATGCCGCAGCGCCCGGCGACAATGGATACGTCATCGGGCACCGCGGCATTTCATTGCGCCGAACCGCTCGTTTCGCCTCTGGTCAGAAAGCGATCAGAGCGCAGACGGGCGTCAGGACGCGAGGACCTCGTCGAGCAGTGCCTCGGCCTTGTCCTCGTTCGTGTTCTCCGCGAGGGCGAGCTCGCTCACCAGGATCTGGCGGGCCTTGGCGAGCATGCGCTTCTCGCCGGCGGAGAGTCCACGCTCGCGCTCACGACGCCACAGGTCACGGACGACTTCCGCGACCTTGATGACATCACCGGAGGCGAGCTTCTCGAGATTTGCCTTGTAACGACGCGACCAGTTCGTGGGCTCCTCGGCATACGGCGCGCGCAGTACCTCGAAGACCCGGTCCAGCCCGTCCTGACCGACCACATCACGTACGCCGACGAACTCCGCATTGTCCGCTGGCACACGCACCGTCAGGTCGCCCTGGGCGACCTTCAGCACCAAGTAGGTCTTGTCCACGCCTTTGATCTGGCGAGTTTCGATGGCCTCGATCAGCGCGGCCCCGTGATGGGGATAGACCACGGTGTCGCCAACCTTGAACGTCATGTGACAGGTACCCCTTCCGTGGCTATCCAGGGTAACACGGAAACCGCGTGTTCTGAATGGCGTTTTCGCAGGTCAGGGCATATCTCGGGGCTTGACAATCGCGACATGAACGTGCTGCGGAGGGGTAGCGGAGGACGGTATTCGCAGGTCGGAGCGGCTCTCCACGCGGAGGGAAACGCGCACGTTACAACACCCCGAGACCCCGCTCACGTGCCTGAACGTCCAGATTTGTCGGGTTCCGAGAGCCCACGTTCCGCTACTCCGTTCGGTGAGCGGAGTCGAGTACGAGGGGAATCCGGAATTGATCACGGCGACCGAAGGCGCGTCGAAGATCGGCCGGAGAGTCGACCCGAGAGTCGGCCCGAGAGCCGACCGGAGATCGACGGAAGATCACCGGAAGATCGACCGGGCATCGGCCGAAGATCGATTTCCGGGATCGCCATGCATTCCTTACGTGATTTCCGCGAGAGCCGGACGGGGGGCTTACCGATGCTTCTTATGTGAATGGCAGACCAATGTGCGCCCAATGGAACCGCCGAGTGTGTTGAGCGGCCGGTGACGGGCCCGGTGACAAGGGAGGCACGACCGGGCCGGAGCGCACCCACCGGCCGCTTGAGGCGGGTCGGGTGCGGTGGCGCGGGAACGGCTCGGTAACCTAAGGCCGCTGACAGACCCTTAGGGCGGCTTTATGCAGGAGCCGCTCTGCTTCGCCCACGTTCAAGGAGTTGCCGCCGCCGTGAGCAGCAGCCTTCGACGCGGCACACTCGCCGCCGCCGCCATCGCGTTCTCGGTCGCCTCGCTCGCCGCGTGCGGTGCCGGCAACAAGGCCGAGACGCTGGAGATCAAGCCGGACAACGCCGCCACCAGCGTTGGTGACATCAAGATCCAGAGTGCCGTCGTCGTCACCCAGCCCGAGCTGGAGTCGACAGGCCCCGCCGTCGTCTCCGCGACCCTGTTCAACGAGGGCCCCACCGCCCAGACGCTCGACTCCATCGCCGTGGAGGGCATCTCCGCGCCCGCCAAGCTCAAGCCGGCGAAGGGCTCGGGGGCGCTGACCATCCCGGCCGGCGGTTCGGTGATCCTCGGCGGCAAGGGCAACGCCTCCGCCGTACTGGAGAGCAGCCGTGAGGCCTTCGAGGACGGCGACGCGCAGCCGGTCACCTTCACCTTCAGCAAGACCGGTGACGTGACGCTGAAGGCGTTCGTCGTGCCCGCCGAGAGCTACTTCTCCAAGTGGGGCCCGACCGAGATCCCGACGACGCCGTCCGCGAAGCCCTCCGGTTCGGGCTCACCGACCGGCTCGGCGAGCGGGACGCCCTCGGGCTCCCCGTCCGGTTCCGCGTCGGGCGAGACCGGCGAGGCGGGCTCCGAGCCCTCCGACACCGCCGCCTCGTCGAGCGCGACGTCCTCGGAGTCGGCCGCGGGCCACTGACACCAGTACGACGTAAGGGCGGGCCCCCTCTGGAGGGGGCCCGCCCTTACGTCGTACCCGTTCTCTCTAACGCTCCCAAGCGGTTTACGGCTCGAACTTGTAGCCCAGGCCGCGGACCGTGACCAGGTAGCGAGGCGCGCCCGGGTCCGGCTCGATCTTGGCGCGGAGACGCTTGACGTGGACGTCGAGGGTCTTGGTGTCGCCCACGTAGTCGGCGCCCCAGACCCGGTCGATGAGCTGCATACGGGTCAGGACACGGCCCGCGTTGCGCAGCAGCATCTCCAGGAGGTCGAACTCCTTGAGGGGGAGGTCGACCTTGGAGCCGGAGACGGTGACCACGTGGCGGTCCACGTCCATACGGACCGGACCGGCCTCCAGGGCCGCCGGGGTGACCTCCTCGGGCTCGCCGCGGCGGCGCAGGACGGCCCGGATACGGGCCACCAGCTCGCGGGACGAGAAGGGCTTGGTGACATAGTCATCGGCTCCTATTTCGAGCCCCACGACCTTGTCGATCTCGCTGTCCTTGGCGGTGACCATGATCACCGGGACGTTGGATCGGCTGCGCAGCTGGCGGCACACCTCGGTGCCGGGCAGTCCGGGCAGCATCAGGTCGAGGAGGACGAGGTCGGCGCCGTTGCGCTCGAACTCGTCGAGTCCGTCGGGCCCGGTGGTCGCGATGGCGACCTCGAAGCCCTCCTTGCGGAGCATGTAGGACAGAGCGTCGCTGAAGGACTCCTCGTCCTCGACGACGAGCACTCGGGTCACGGAAGGACCTCCGGGGCAGAAAACGGTTCGTACGGGGATGAGACGGTGGTCGTCCCGTCGGTCTGACCGGTCTCGTCGTCTTCGTCGAGTCCGGGCGTCTGGTCGTCGGTCGCGCGGTCGCGGGCCGCGCCCGCCTCCGGCAGCCTCAGGGTGAAGGTGGAGCCCTGACCCTCGGAGCTCCACACCGTGACCTCCCCGCTGTGCGAGGCTGCCACGTGCTTGACGATCGCGAGCCCCAGTCCCGTACCGCCGGTTGCGCGGGAGCGGGCCGGGTCGACGCGGTAGAAGCGCTCGAAGATGCGCTCCTTGTCCTTGTCGGAGATGCCGATGCCCTGGTCGGTCACGGCGATCTCGATGAGGTCTCCGCCGGGCGCGGTCACCCGGCGCGCGGCTATGCCCACCCGGGTGCGGGCGGGCGAGTAGTTGACGGCGTTCTCCACGAGGTTGCCCAGCGCGGCGGCCAGCTGACCCCGGTTGCCCCAGATACTCAGATCGGCGGTACCGCCGGCGGCCATGGTGATCTGCTTCGCGCCGGCCTGGTGGCGGCAGCGGTCGATCGCCTCGGCGACCAGCTCGTCGATACGAACGGGCTCGGCGTCCTCCAGCGGGTCGTCGTTCTGGACCCGGGAGAGGTCGATGAGCTCCTGGACGAGGTTGGTGAGGCGGGTCGCCTCTATCTGCATCCGTCCGGCGAAGCGTTCCACCGCCTCCGGGTCGTCGGAGGCGCCCATGACCGCTTCGGAGAGCAGCGAGAGCGCGCCGACGGGGGTCTTGAGCTCATGGCTGACGTTGGCGACGAAGTCGCGTCGTACGGCCTCGATGCGGCGGGCCTCGGTGAGGTCCTCGACGAGGAGCAGTACGAGCCGGGAGCCGAGCGGCGCCACCCGGGCGGACACGGCGAGTGCCTCGCCGCGGCCGGTGCCCCGCCGGGGCAGATCCAGCTCGACCTGCCGTATCTCGCCGTCCCTGCGGGTGTCCCGAGCCATCTGGAGCATCGGCTCGACGGCCAGTTTTCCGCCCCGGACAAGACCGAGGGCG is drawn from Streptomyces liliifuscus and contains these coding sequences:
- a CDS encoding CarD family transcriptional regulator, coding for MTFKVGDTVVYPHHGAALIEAIETRQIKGVDKTYLVLKVAQGDLTVRVPADNAEFVGVRDVVGQDGLDRVFEVLRAPYAEEPTNWSRRYKANLEKLASGDVIKVAEVVRDLWRRERERGLSAGEKRMLAKARQILVSELALAENTNEDKAEALLDEVLAS
- a CDS encoding copper chaperone PCu(A)C, whose product is MSSSLRRGTLAAAAIAFSVASLAACGAGNKAETLEIKPDNAATSVGDIKIQSAVVVTQPELESTGPAVVSATLFNEGPTAQTLDSIAVEGISAPAKLKPAKGSGALTIPAGGSVILGGKGNASAVLESSREAFEDGDAQPVTFTFSKTGDVTLKAFVVPAESYFSKWGPTEIPTTPSAKPSGSGSPTGSASGTPSGSPSGSASGETGEAGSEPSDTAASSSATSSESAAGH
- a CDS encoding response regulator transcription factor, which codes for MTRVLVVEDEESFSDALSYMLRKEGFEVAIATTGPDGLDEFERNGADLVLLDLMLPGLPGTEVCRQLRSRSNVPVIMVTAKDSEIDKVVGLEIGADDYVTKPFSSRELVARIRAVLRRRGEPEEVTPAALEAGPVRMDVDRHVVTVSGSKVDLPLKEFDLLEMLLRNAGRVLTRMQLIDRVWGADYVGDTKTLDVHVKRLRAKIEPDPGAPRYLVTVRGLGYKFEP
- a CDS encoding sensor histidine kinase, producing MDVNAAVAAAAAIAGVLTGVIAMLAFRWSEREQKRPTRTSLHTDPVLPPGVDTVLSVLRSSAVVLDEADAVVKASSAAYALGLVRGGKLAVEPMLQMARDTRRDGEIRQVELDLPRRGTGRGEALAVSARVAPLGSRLVLLLVEDLTEARRIEAVRRDFVANVSHELKTPVGALSLLSEAVMGASDDPEAVERFAGRMQIEATRLTNLVQELIDLSRVQNDDPLEDAEPVRIDELVAEAIDRCRHQAGAKQITMAAGGTADLSIWGNRGQLAAALGNLVENAVNYSPARTRVGIAARRVTAPGGDLIEIAVTDQGIGISDKDKERIFERFYRVDPARSRATGGTGLGLAIVKHVAASHSGEVTVWSSEGQGSTFTLRLPEAGAARDRATDDQTPGLDEDDETGQTDGTTTVSSPYEPFSAPEVLP